A genomic region of Photobacterium swingsii contains the following coding sequences:
- the fabD gene encoding ACP S-malonyltransferase — MSKFAIVFPGQGSQAVGMLAELAEKFSVVTDTFAEASEVLGYDLWALVQNGPAEDLNQTHRTQPALLAASVAIWRVWQQEGGEQPTVVAGHSLGEYSALVCAGVIDFKDAVKLVELRGQLMQEAVPAGVGAMSAIIGLDNDAIAKACEEAAQSQVVSPVNFNSPGQVVIAGNKEAVDRANVLCKEAGAKRALPLPVSVPSHCELMKPAANKLAVALENIEFKAPAIPVINNADVATETDPAAIKLALVKQLYGPVRWTESVERMAEEGIEQLLEMGPGKVLTGLTKRINRALGGSAVNDSASFEAAK; from the coding sequence ATGTCTAAGTTCGCGATTGTATTCCCTGGTCAGGGTTCTCAAGCAGTTGGCATGTTAGCTGAACTTGCTGAAAAGTTTTCTGTTGTTACTGACACATTTGCCGAAGCATCGGAAGTGCTAGGCTACGACCTATGGGCACTGGTTCAAAACGGCCCAGCAGAAGATTTAAACCAAACGCACCGCACTCAGCCTGCATTGCTAGCAGCGTCTGTTGCGATTTGGCGTGTATGGCAACAAGAAGGTGGCGAACAACCGACTGTTGTTGCTGGTCACAGCCTAGGTGAATACTCTGCGCTTGTATGTGCTGGCGTAATCGATTTTAAAGATGCGGTTAAATTGGTTGAACTACGTGGTCAACTGATGCAAGAAGCGGTACCTGCCGGTGTCGGCGCAATGTCTGCAATCATCGGCCTAGATAACGATGCAATTGCGAAAGCGTGCGAAGAAGCAGCGCAAAGCCAAGTTGTATCGCCTGTAAACTTTAACTCGCCAGGCCAAGTGGTTATTGCGGGTAATAAAGAAGCCGTCGATCGTGCAAACGTACTGTGTAAAGAAGCGGGCGCGAAGCGTGCACTTCCACTACCAGTTTCTGTGCCATCGCACTGTGAACTTATGAAACCTGCTGCTAACAAACTAGCGGTAGCACTAGAAAATATTGAATTTAAAGCACCTGCAATCCCAGTGATTAACAATGCAGATGTTGCAACTGAAACCGATCCTGCTGCTATTAAGCTTGCGCTTGTTAAGCAACTTTACGGCCCAGTACGTTGGACTGAATCTGTAGAGCGTATGGCTGAGGAAGGCATTGAACAGTTGTTAGAAATGGGTCCAGGTAAAGTTCTTACTGGCCTGACAAAACGTATTAATCGCGCACTTGGTGGTTCTGCTGTAAATGATTCTGCTTCTTTTGAAGCAGCAAAATAA
- a CDS encoding Maf family protein, whose product MPQSLLLASTSPFRKTLLEKFGYPFETANPNIDEQALSSESAEQLVMRLAEQKARACAATHPEHLIIGSDQVCVINGEIIGKPHTIENACRQLANASGQVVTFYTGLCLYNAKTCASQVICEPFCVHFRELTTQEIQSYVEREQPLYCAGSFMCEGLGIVLFDRLEGRDPNTLVGLPLIALREMLEKQGIQLL is encoded by the coding sequence ATGCCACAGTCATTGCTTTTAGCGTCAACTTCGCCGTTTCGTAAAACCTTACTAGAAAAGTTTGGTTACCCTTTCGAAACAGCAAACCCAAATATCGATGAACAAGCGCTCAGCTCAGAGTCAGCAGAGCAACTGGTCATGCGACTGGCCGAGCAAAAGGCTCGAGCCTGTGCTGCAACCCATCCTGAGCACCTTATTATAGGCTCAGATCAGGTCTGTGTAATCAATGGTGAAATTATAGGTAAACCTCACACGATTGAAAATGCGTGCCGCCAACTTGCAAATGCAAGTGGTCAAGTGGTCACTTTCTACACAGGGCTTTGCCTCTACAATGCCAAAACCTGTGCATCTCAGGTTATTTGCGAACCCTTTTGCGTTCACTTCCGTGAGTTAACAACCCAAGAAATACAAAGTTATGTGGAACGTGAGCAGCCTTTATATTGTGCAGGAAGTTTTATGTGTGAAGGCTTAGGCATAGTGTTATTTGATCGCCTAGAAGGTCGTGACCCGAATACACTTGTGGGCTTACCCCTTATTGCCTTACGCGAAATGCTTGAAAAGCAAGGTATTCAGCTCCTATAA
- the mltG gene encoding endolytic transglycosylase MltG: protein MLKKLLLVILVLAVAGAGAIGWSYQQVVASLSQPVINTEAKLFTVTPGSSFRGVLNQLDRAQIIKQTRWTRWVVKLEPTLAQVKVGTYQIPTDLTLHGVLALLTSGKEHQFAITLVEGDRFSDWLAQLSQAPHIKHATEGMSEADIAEKIGATTDKLEGYLLPETYHYTAGTSDIEVLRRSYKAMERLLGAAWQARDQAIPLKNPYEALIMASIIEKETAVDSERTLVSSVFMNRLNKGMRLQTDPTVIYGMGENYKGNIRKKDLRTPTPYNTYTIFGLPPTPIAMPSKASVLAAMKPESSGYYYFVADGNGGHKFSKSLREHNRAVRAYLKTLRK, encoded by the coding sequence GTGTTGAAGAAGTTATTGTTAGTTATCCTAGTATTAGCGGTAGCTGGCGCAGGGGCTATTGGTTGGTCGTATCAGCAAGTTGTGGCGTCTTTGTCGCAGCCAGTAATAAACACGGAAGCGAAGCTATTCACTGTTACTCCAGGTTCTAGTTTTCGAGGTGTCTTGAATCAACTTGACCGTGCTCAAATTATTAAGCAAACGCGCTGGACTCGCTGGGTGGTTAAATTAGAACCAACGTTGGCACAAGTAAAAGTGGGTACTTACCAAATTCCCACTGATCTGACCTTGCATGGTGTATTAGCACTGCTAACAAGTGGAAAAGAGCATCAGTTTGCAATCACTTTGGTTGAAGGTGATCGCTTCTCTGATTGGCTCGCTCAGCTCAGCCAAGCACCGCATATCAAACATGCGACGGAAGGCATGAGTGAGGCGGACATTGCAGAGAAGATTGGCGCAACCACGGACAAGCTAGAAGGCTACTTGTTGCCTGAAACCTACCATTACACTGCAGGTACCAGCGATATTGAAGTATTGCGTCGCTCTTATAAAGCGATGGAGCGTTTATTAGGTGCAGCGTGGCAAGCACGAGATCAGGCCATCCCCCTTAAAAATCCTTACGAAGCACTGATCATGGCCTCTATTATCGAGAAAGAAACCGCCGTCGATAGTGAGCGTACATTAGTGTCATCGGTCTTTATGAATCGTTTAAACAAAGGCATGCGTTTACAAACGGACCCAACGGTTATTTACGGCATGGGGGAGAACTATAAAGGCAATATTCGTAAAAAAGATCTACGAACGCCAACACCGTATAACACTTATACTATTTTTGGTTTACCACCAACGCCTATTGCAATGCCGAGTAAGGCCTCTGTATTGGCTGCAATGAAGCCAGAAAGCAGTGGTTACTATTATTTTGTTGCGGATGGTAATGGCGGTCATAAGTTTTCTAAGTCACTCCGTGAACACAATCGCGCAGTACGCGCCTATTTAAAAACATTAAGAAAGTAA
- the plsX gene encoding phosphate acyltransferase PlsX: MSGLTVALDAMGGDFGPQVIVPAAVQALLQYPELKIIFYGDQSAITSQLSLHNHASHPRISIVHCEHIIENNTRPSQALRHSKGTSMRMAIDAVAEKNADACVSAGNTGALMALSRYILKQLPGVERPALVSAIPTKNHNKTWLLDLGANVSCDADTLFQFAVMGSVMAEQCDIEKPRVALLNIGEEEIKGNDLVKRCAEMLHQSPDIHFIGYLEGDQLYSDKADVVVCDGFVGNVCLKTSEGVADLFISSFKKAVSSNPIKGLLAKWLFSDLFQNLKQLNPDQYNGASLLGLRGIVVKSHGSADIAAFTYAIGEAVHEVKRQIPKKISHRLEEVLLERPY; the protein is encoded by the coding sequence TTGAGTGGTCTAACCGTTGCACTTGATGCAATGGGTGGGGACTTCGGTCCTCAAGTAATAGTGCCTGCCGCTGTGCAGGCATTATTACAATACCCAGAGCTAAAAATTATATTCTATGGTGATCAAAGTGCGATCACATCTCAACTATCTCTCCATAATCACGCTTCACACCCTCGAATCAGTATTGTTCATTGCGAACACATCATAGAAAACAACACTCGTCCGTCTCAAGCATTGCGTCATAGCAAGGGCACGTCTATGCGTATGGCTATTGATGCTGTTGCAGAAAAGAACGCCGATGCTTGTGTGAGTGCGGGGAATACTGGCGCTTTGATGGCGTTATCACGCTATATACTAAAACAGCTTCCAGGTGTTGAACGACCAGCCTTGGTATCAGCCATTCCAACAAAGAATCACAACAAAACATGGTTGCTCGATTTAGGCGCAAATGTATCGTGTGATGCCGATACCTTGTTCCAGTTTGCAGTGATGGGCTCTGTGATGGCGGAACAGTGTGATATTGAAAAGCCACGGGTTGCGCTTCTCAATATTGGTGAGGAAGAGATCAAAGGCAACGATTTAGTGAAGCGTTGTGCAGAGATGTTACATCAATCACCAGATATTCATTTTATTGGCTACTTGGAAGGTGATCAGCTTTACTCTGATAAGGCGGATGTTGTGGTTTGTGATGGATTTGTCGGTAATGTTTGCTTGAAAACAAGTGAAGGCGTCGCGGACTTATTTATCTCTAGCTTTAAAAAAGCCGTGAGTAGTAATCCAATAAAAGGTTTATTGGCCAAATGGTTGTTTAGTGACCTATTCCAAAACCTTAAACAGTTGAACCCCGACCAGTATAATGGTGCAAGTCTGCTAGGATTGCGCGGTATTGTGGTGAAAAGCCACGGAAGTGCCGATATTGCAGCTTTTACTTATGCCATAGGTGAAGCTGTACACGAGGTCAAACGACAAATACCGAAAAAAATCAGTCATCGTTTGGAAGAAGTCTTACTCGAGAGGCCTTATTGA
- the fabG gene encoding 3-oxoacyl-ACP reductase FabG — protein MSLEGKIALVTGASRGIGRAIAEILVERGAKVIGTATSESGAEAISAYLGENGKGLALNVTSPESIETVLKQIKEEFGDVDILVNNAGITRDNLLMRMKDDEWQDIMDTNLTSIFRLSKAVLRAMMKKRHGRVISIGSVVGTMGNAGQTNYAAAKAGLIGFTKSMAREVASRGITVNAVAPGFIETDMTKALNDDQRAATLANVPAGRLGDPREIAAAVAFLASEDAGYVTGETLHVNGGMYMI, from the coding sequence ATGAGCCTGGAAGGTAAAATTGCACTAGTAACTGGTGCAAGCCGTGGTATCGGTCGTGCGATCGCTGAAATTTTAGTCGAGCGTGGCGCGAAAGTAATCGGTACTGCAACATCTGAAAGTGGCGCAGAAGCAATCAGCGCTTATTTAGGTGAAAACGGTAAAGGTCTGGCACTAAACGTTACATCGCCTGAGTCGATTGAAACGGTTCTTAAGCAAATTAAAGAAGAGTTCGGCGACGTTGACATCCTAGTTAATAACGCTGGTATCACACGTGATAACTTGCTAATGCGTATGAAAGATGACGAATGGCAAGACATCATGGATACTAATCTGACTTCAATTTTCCGTCTGTCTAAAGCTGTATTGCGTGCAATGATGAAAAAGCGTCATGGCCGTGTTATTAGCATTGGCTCAGTCGTTGGTACTATGGGTAATGCGGGTCAGACTAACTATGCAGCAGCAAAAGCGGGCCTGATCGGTTTTACTAAATCTATGGCACGTGAAGTGGCTTCTCGTGGTATTACAGTGAATGCTGTAGCACCTGGTTTTATCGAAACCGATATGACAAAAGCACTGAATGATGACCAACGTGCTGCTACACTAGCAAACGTACCTGCAGGTCGCCTAGGTGATCCACGTGAAATCGCGGCAGCGGTTGCTTTTCTTGCATCAGAAGATGCGGGTTATGTAACTGGTGAAACGTTGCACGTAAATGGCGGCATGTACATGATTTAA
- the acpP gene encoding acyl carrier protein — MSNIEERVKKIIIEQLGVDEAEVKNEASFVDDLGADSLDTVELVMALEEEFDTEIPDEEAEKITTVQAAIDYVVGASE, encoded by the coding sequence ATGAGCAACATCGAAGAACGCGTAAAAAAAATCATCATCGAGCAACTAGGTGTAGACGAAGCAGAAGTTAAGAACGAAGCTTCTTTTGTTGATGATCTAGGTGCTGATTCACTAGATACAGTTGAACTAGTAATGGCTCTTGAAGAAGAATTCGATACAGAAATTCCTGACGAAGAAGCTGAAAAAATTACAACAGTTCAAGCTGCAATCGACTACGTTGTTGGCGCTTCTGAGTAA
- a CDS encoding beta-ketoacyl-ACP synthase III has product MNSKILGTGSYLPAQVRTNADLEQMVETTDEWIVARTGIRERRIAAEDETVAVMGYQASLNAIEMAGIDKEDIDLIIVATTSASHAFPSAACQVQGMLDIKGCPAFDIAAACSGFVYALSIADQHIKTGMAKNVLVIGADALSHKCDPEDRGTIILFGDGAGAVVVGASEEPGILSTHLHADGHFGGLLSLATPEHGEAFTDDKWLYMAGNEVFKVAVTQLSNLVKDTLAANNMDKSELDWLVPHQANLRIISATAKKLSMSMDQVVVTLDRHGNTSAATVPTALDEAVRDGRIQRGQTLLLEAFGGGFTWGSALVKF; this is encoded by the coding sequence ATGAACAGTAAAATTTTAGGTACTGGTAGTTACCTACCAGCACAAGTGCGTACCAACGCCGATTTAGAACAAATGGTCGAGACGACCGACGAGTGGATTGTTGCACGTACAGGTATTCGTGAGCGCCGTATTGCGGCCGAAGACGAAACCGTTGCGGTTATGGGGTATCAAGCATCTTTAAACGCTATCGAAATGGCGGGTATTGATAAAGAAGATATCGACTTGATCATCGTTGCAACGACGAGTGCGAGCCATGCATTCCCATCAGCAGCTTGCCAAGTGCAAGGTATGCTGGATATAAAAGGCTGCCCTGCATTTGATATTGCAGCGGCATGTTCTGGCTTCGTATATGCACTTAGTATTGCAGATCAACACATTAAAACCGGTATGGCGAAAAATGTGTTAGTGATCGGCGCGGATGCGTTATCACACAAATGTGATCCAGAAGATCGCGGCACGATCATCTTGTTTGGTGATGGCGCTGGCGCGGTTGTTGTTGGGGCAAGTGAAGAGCCGGGTATTCTTTCGACCCATCTGCATGCAGATGGCCACTTTGGTGGTTTGCTTAGCTTAGCAACACCAGAGCATGGTGAAGCATTTACCGATGACAAGTGGCTTTACATGGCGGGTAACGAAGTCTTTAAAGTAGCCGTTACTCAGCTATCAAACCTTGTAAAAGACACACTAGCAGCAAATAACATGGATAAGTCAGAATTAGATTGGCTTGTTCCGCATCAAGCGAATTTACGCATTATTTCTGCGACAGCGAAAAAGCTATCGATGTCGATGGATCAGGTGGTTGTTACCCTTGATCGTCACGGTAATACTTCTGCGGCGACTGTGCCAACAGCACTGGACGAAGCAGTACGTGATGGCAGAATCCAACGTGGTCAAACCTTGCTGCTAGAAGCGTTTGGTGGTGGCTTTACTTGGGGCTCTGCGCTGGTTAAGTTTTAA
- the rpmF gene encoding 50S ribosomal protein L32 gives MAVQKSKKSRAARGMRRSHDALTTSAVSVDAASGETHLRHNVTADGFYRGRKVINK, from the coding sequence ATGGCCGTACAAAAGAGCAAAAAATCACGTGCAGCACGTGGTATGCGTCGTTCACACGATGCACTAACAACTTCAGCTGTATCTGTAGATGCTGCAAGTGGTGAAACTCACCTACGTCACAACGTGACAGCTGACGGTTTCTACCGTGGCCGCAAGGTTATCAACAAATAA
- the pabC gene encoding aminodeoxychorismate lyase, whose protein sequence is MTRINGADAEYIAVTDRAMQYGDGCFSTILIEGGKPKLWPLHQARFVKTLAALSIPEPDWVMVLQQIATLAAEVAEKGVVKVLISRGSGGRGYSPTGCQSPSVVISQSAFPNHYYKWQQDGIQLGVCDQVLGLSPMLAGFKHLNRLEQVLLKQEIESRQWLDAVVCDVLGHVVETSASNIFWRKGNTLYTPDLSMAGVCGVMREHVIGLIEETPYCLQIVKSSPDALLCADEVFITNALMALVPINKINEHSFTERVALDELNKRLYSC, encoded by the coding sequence ATGACCCGCATAAATGGTGCCGATGCTGAGTATATAGCTGTGACTGACCGTGCGATGCAATACGGTGACGGCTGTTTTTCAACCATTCTTATTGAGGGTGGTAAGCCTAAACTTTGGCCTCTGCATCAAGCTCGGTTTGTGAAAACACTCGCAGCTTTATCTATTCCTGAACCTGATTGGGTGATGGTGCTGCAACAAATAGCGACCCTTGCGGCCGAGGTTGCAGAAAAAGGTGTGGTGAAAGTTTTAATCAGCCGTGGTAGTGGCGGGCGAGGTTATAGCCCGACAGGTTGCCAGTCACCGAGCGTGGTTATTTCACAATCGGCATTCCCAAACCATTATTATAAGTGGCAACAAGATGGTATTCAGCTTGGTGTTTGCGATCAAGTACTAGGGCTTTCACCTATGCTTGCTGGCTTTAAGCACCTTAATCGCTTAGAACAAGTTCTACTTAAACAAGAGATAGAATCTCGCCAGTGGCTAGACGCTGTGGTGTGTGATGTATTGGGGCACGTCGTGGAAACGTCTGCATCGAATATCTTTTGGCGCAAAGGTAATACGTTATATACCCCAGACCTGTCAATGGCAGGGGTTTGTGGGGTAATGCGCGAGCATGTTATCGGACTAATCGAAGAGACACCTTATTGTCTGCAGATTGTAAAATCATCACCAGATGCATTGCTTTGCGCAGATGAAGTCTTTATTACTAATGCCTTAATGGCGTTAGTGCCTATTAATAAAATCAATGAACATTCTTTTACTGAGCGCGTTGCGCTTGATGAGTTGAACAAGAGGTTGTATTCGTGTTGA
- the rluC gene encoding 23S rRNA pseudouridine(955/2504/2580) synthase RluC yields the protein MNEDKPKVHFIEISDDFAGQRIDNFLRARLKNVPKSMIYRILRKGEVRVNKKRIKPEYKLQDGDLVRVPPVKVPEKETQAPLSTKLDKVAELESCIIYEDDHMLILNKPSGTAVHGGSGLKFGAIEALRALRPDARFLELVHRIDRDTSGILLVAKKRSALRRLQEQFREKTVQKYYFALVMGEWKASCKKVTAPLLKNEVNSIVRVNPNGKASDTRYKVLERLDKSTLVQASPVTGRTHQIRVHCQYAGHPIAWDDRYGDPRFDAFTKKAGLDRLFLHAANIKFTHPGTDEAMDISAPMEDKLQRAVEKLRVKG from the coding sequence ATGAATGAAGATAAACCAAAAGTGCATTTCATCGAGATTTCTGATGACTTTGCAGGCCAACGGATCGATAACTTTCTCCGTGCTCGGCTTAAAAACGTTCCAAAAAGTATGATTTACCGCATTTTGCGCAAAGGCGAGGTGCGAGTAAACAAAAAACGTATAAAACCTGAATATAAATTGCAAGATGGCGATCTTGTACGTGTTCCGCCAGTTAAGGTGCCGGAAAAAGAAACACAAGCGCCATTAAGCACTAAGCTCGATAAAGTGGCTGAATTAGAGTCGTGCATTATCTATGAAGATGATCACATGCTGATTCTCAACAAACCTTCGGGTACTGCTGTTCATGGTGGTAGTGGTCTGAAGTTTGGTGCGATTGAGGCATTACGTGCATTACGTCCTGATGCGCGTTTTCTTGAATTGGTACACCGTATCGACCGTGATACCTCTGGCATTTTGTTGGTGGCAAAAAAGCGTTCTGCATTACGTCGCCTGCAAGAACAGTTCCGAGAAAAAACGGTACAGAAATACTACTTTGCGCTTGTAATGGGTGAGTGGAAAGCCAGCTGTAAAAAAGTGACTGCACCACTGCTAAAAAATGAAGTAAACAGTATTGTCCGTGTTAACCCGAATGGGAAGGCATCAGATACACGTTATAAAGTACTTGAGCGCTTGGATAAGTCGACGCTGGTTCAAGCTAGCCCTGTGACTGGTCGAACGCACCAGATTCGTGTTCACTGCCAGTATGCAGGCCATCCTATTGCGTGGGATGATCGCTATGGTGATCCGCGATTTGATGCTTTTACCAAAAAGGCAGGCTTAGATCGTTTGTTCTTGCATGCTGCGAATATCAAATTTACTCACCCGGGAACGGATGAGGCGATGGATATTAGTGCACCCATGGAAGACAAATTGCAACGAGCGGTTGAGAAGCTGCGAGTGAAAGGCTAA
- the yceD gene encoding 23S rRNA accumulation protein YceD: MQKVKLPLTIDIVRSAQKRLDYDGIIKAELLERLAKSVQSVTSDANVTLSFDFDQRHLAFMRGSADVEVTLTCQRCQEEFQHKYGVEFCFSPLLKPEAVDEFPEAYEPAEVDENGEINLIELIEDELMLELPQVAMHDEADCKASGNMTFGEIPVADERPNPFAVLKNLSK; encoded by the coding sequence ATGCAAAAGGTAAAATTACCGTTAACGATCGATATCGTTCGAAGTGCACAAAAAAGACTCGACTATGATGGCATCATCAAAGCTGAGCTTTTAGAGCGTTTGGCGAAATCTGTCCAGAGCGTAACAAGTGATGCAAACGTCACCTTATCATTTGACTTTGACCAACGTCACCTTGCTTTCATGCGCGGAAGTGCAGATGTTGAAGTGACGTTGACCTGTCAGCGATGCCAGGAAGAGTTCCAACACAAATACGGTGTTGAGTTCTGTTTTAGTCCACTCCTCAAACCAGAGGCAGTTGATGAGTTCCCGGAAGCCTATGAGCCGGCGGAAGTCGACGAAAATGGCGAGATCAATCTAATTGAGCTTATCGAAGATGAGTTAATGTTAGAATTACCACAAGTTGCAATGCATGATGAAGCTGACTGTAAAGCCAGCGGAAACATGACTTTTGGTGAGATCCCCGTTGCTGATGAGCGTCCGAACCCGTTTGCAGTATTGAAAAATCTAAGTAAGTAA
- the tmk gene encoding dTMP kinase has protein sequence MNGKFIVIEGLEGAGKSTAINQVVATLAAKGIHDPQSTREPGGTPLAEQMRTLVKEGHPDEPLTDMAELLLLYAARIQLVDNVIKPALTAGRWVVGDRHDMSSQAYQGGGRGFDKALMENLRDTVLGDFRPDFTIYMDIDPVLGLERARGRGELDRIEQMNIDFFHRARARFLELAENDDSIVIIDASQTLEAVTADITSALTQWLETQ, from the coding sequence ATGAACGGTAAATTTATTGTAATTGAAGGCCTTGAAGGGGCAGGTAAAAGCACTGCAATTAATCAAGTTGTGGCGACATTGGCTGCAAAAGGGATCCATGATCCCCAGTCTACCCGCGAACCTGGTGGCACGCCGCTGGCGGAGCAAATGCGCACCTTGGTTAAAGAAGGTCATCCAGATGAGCCTTTAACGGATATGGCCGAACTACTCTTGCTATATGCGGCACGTATTCAATTAGTCGATAACGTGATTAAGCCTGCACTTACAGCTGGTCGCTGGGTGGTTGGCGATCGCCATGACATGTCGTCGCAGGCATACCAGGGTGGTGGCCGTGGTTTTGATAAGGCCTTGATGGAAAATTTGCGTGATACTGTTTTGGGAGATTTTCGTCCTGACTTTACGATTTATATGGATATCGACCCTGTATTAGGGCTTGAACGCGCGCGAGGTCGCGGTGAGCTTGATCGTATTGAACAAATGAACATTGATTTCTTCCATCGCGCCCGTGCTCGTTTTCTTGAATTGGCAGAAAATGACGACAGTATTGTGATTATCGATGCTAGCCAAACACTAGAAGCTGTAACCGCAGATATTACTTCAGCGCTAACCCAGTGGTTGGAGACACAGTAG
- the fabF gene encoding beta-ketoacyl-ACP synthase II has product MSKRRVVVTGMGMLSPVGNTVDSSWKALLAGTSGISNIEHFDASAFATRFAGMVKDFNCEEYMTKKDARKMDLFIQYGIAAGVQALKDSGFEVTEENAPRFGVAIGSGIGGLGLIEANHRAYMEKGPRKISPFFVPSTIVNMIAGHMSIMHGLRGPNIAISTACTTGLHNIGHAARMIAYGDADAMLAGGAEKASTELGMGGFAAAKALSTRNDDPQAASRPWDKDRDGFVLGDGAGMMVLEEYEHAKARGAKIYAELVGFGMSGDAYHMTSPSTDGSGGALAMEACIRDAGINADKIGYINAHGTSTPAGDVAETLGIKRAMGAAVNDVLVSSTKSMTGHLLGAAGSVEAIISVMALVDQAVPPTINLDNPDEGCDLDYVAGEARQVNLEYSLCNSFGFGGTNGSLLFKKI; this is encoded by the coding sequence GTGTCAAAGCGTCGCGTTGTTGTTACTGGCATGGGAATGCTGTCGCCTGTAGGCAATACAGTTGATTCTTCATGGAAAGCACTGTTAGCTGGTACTAGTGGTATTAGCAATATTGAGCATTTCGATGCAAGTGCTTTTGCTACCCGTTTTGCGGGTATGGTGAAAGACTTCAATTGTGAAGAATACATGACTAAGAAAGATGCTCGTAAAATGGATTTGTTTATCCAATACGGCATTGCGGCTGGCGTTCAGGCTCTGAAAGACTCTGGTTTTGAAGTTACTGAAGAAAATGCACCGCGTTTCGGTGTAGCTATTGGTTCTGGCATTGGTGGTCTTGGTCTTATTGAAGCAAACCATCGTGCATACATGGAAAAAGGTCCGCGCAAAATTAGCCCGTTCTTTGTTCCATCTACAATTGTAAATATGATCGCTGGCCACATGTCTATCATGCATGGTCTACGTGGTCCGAACATTGCGATTTCTACTGCGTGTACAACAGGCCTTCATAACATTGGCCATGCTGCACGTATGATCGCATACGGCGATGCAGATGCTATGCTAGCAGGTGGTGCAGAGAAAGCATCAACTGAACTAGGCATGGGCGGCTTTGCAGCTGCAAAAGCACTGTCTACTCGCAATGACGATCCACAAGCGGCTTCTCGCCCATGGGACAAAGACCGTGATGGTTTCGTTCTTGGTGATGGTGCAGGCATGATGGTACTGGAAGAGTACGAGCATGCAAAAGCGCGTGGTGCAAAAATTTACGCTGAACTTGTTGGCTTTGGTATGAGTGGTGATGCTTACCACATGACATCACCAAGCACAGACGGTTCAGGTGGTGCATTAGCGATGGAAGCATGTATCCGTGATGCGGGTATCAATGCAGATAAAATCGGCTATATCAATGCACACGGTACATCAACACCTGCTGGTGACGTAGCTGAAACGCTAGGCATTAAACGCGCGATGGGCGCAGCAGTGAATGATGTATTGGTATCATCAACTAAATCAATGACTGGCCACCTTCTTGGTGCAGCTGGTTCTGTTGAAGCTATCATTTCTGTGATGGCACTGGTTGACCAAGCGGTACCACCAACAATTAACCTTGATAACCCAGACGAAGGCTGTGATTTGGACTACGTTGCGGGTGAAGCGCGTCAAGTAAACCTAGAGTACTCGCTATGTAACTCATTTGGTTTTGGCGGCACAAACGGCTCATTGCTGTTCAAGAAAATTTAA